The nucleotide sequence GTCGATCCGATCCAGCGCCAGTTCGTCGCGGTCGATCGCCACCTCGTGTGGCTCGTAGTGGGTGAAGTCACTCGAAGCGATAACGACCGCCCCCTCGCCGGCATGTGTTTCGAGGACGTCACCGAGTGCTTGGGCCACGTCGGCGTCCTGTCGTCGGAGGGAGATCGGGAGCACCGCCAAATCGTCGTAGAGGTGTTGCAGGAAGGGGAGTTGGACTTCAGCGGCGTGCTCGCTCGCGTGGGCACGGTCATCAACACTTGCGTCGGTCTCGGCGACAATTCGATCGCGGAGGCCGTCGTCGATCGGAACTGAGCCAAGCGGCGTTCGCCACTCGTCGTCGCCGGGAACGGCAACGGCCGCGCCGACGCCCGTGTGGTTCGGCCCGACGATGACGACCGTCTCGGGCGTTCCGGACTCGGCGAGTGCCGCGTAACTGTGGGCGGCGACGGGACCGGAGAACGGCAGGCCGGCGTGTGGCGCGACGACTCCGGCGATGTCGGGCGAGCCCGCCGCCGGCGTCGGTACCGATCCGGGACCGATCTCGTGGGCGAATGCTGCTTCGACCTGCTTGCGGAGCGACGGCTCGTCGCCGGCGTAGAACCGTCCGGCGACCGCGGGTTGGCGGGTGCTAGCCATCTCGCTTACCTCCGAGCGGTCCGTCGAGACAATGCGTCGCTGTAATGGTGGTGTACGG is from Halorhabdus sp. BNX81 and encodes:
- the amrB gene encoding AmmeMemoRadiSam system protein B translates to MASTRQPAVAGRFYAGDEPSLRKQVEAAFAHEIGPGSVPTPAAGSPDIAGVVAPHAGLPFSGPVAAHSYAALAESGTPETVVIVGPNHTGVGAAVAVPGDDEWRTPLGSVPIDDGLRDRIVAETDASVDDRAHASEHAAEVQLPFLQHLYDDLAVLPISLRRQDADVAQALGDVLETHAGEGAVVIASSDFTHYEPHEVAIDRDELALDRIDATDPAGLIETVEREGLSVCGYGAIAAMLWASGADSQVDVLAHATSGDTAGSRDEVVGYASVAVRDGASEAA